From Vagococcus jeotgali, one genomic window encodes:
- a CDS encoding ABC transporter ATP-binding protein, producing the protein MVEIALKHIYKKYEGNPNYSVTDFNLNVEDREFIVFVGPSGCGKSTTLRMIAGLEDISEGELWIGDRLVNDVAPKDRDIAMVFQNYALYPHMTVYDNMAFGLKLRKYDKEEIRRRVENAGEILGLTDYLLRKPAALSGGQRQRVALGRAIVRDAKVFLMDEPLSNLDAKLRVAMRAEIAKLHRRLETTTIYVTHDQTEAMTMADRIVIMKDGFIQQIGTPKEVYDTPDNVFVAGFIGSPAMNLFNVTLDENGYISDGTELRIQIPEGKFKVLREKGYVGKPLIFGIRPEDIHTEPIAKEAAPHSVVSSEVVVSELLGAETMLYTRTGDTEFISKVDARSAYSPGEVIELAFNLNKSHFFDTETEQVIR; encoded by the coding sequence ATGGTAGAAATAGCCTTAAAACATATTTATAAAAAATACGAAGGTAACCCAAATTATTCGGTTACAGACTTTAACTTAAATGTAGAAGATCGTGAATTCATCGTATTCGTTGGACCATCTGGTTGTGGTAAATCAACAACACTACGTATGATCGCAGGTCTTGAAGATATTTCAGAAGGTGAATTATGGATTGGGGATCGTCTTGTTAATGATGTTGCACCAAAAGACCGTGATATCGCTATGGTATTCCAGAACTATGCTTTATATCCTCATATGACAGTTTACGATAATATGGCTTTTGGTCTAAAACTTCGTAAATATGACAAAGAAGAAATTAGACGACGTGTAGAAAATGCTGGTGAGATTTTAGGTTTAACTGATTACTTACTACGTAAACCTGCTGCCCTATCTGGAGGACAACGTCAGCGTGTGGCCCTAGGTCGTGCTATTGTTCGTGATGCTAAAGTCTTCTTAATGGATGAGCCTTTATCAAACTTAGATGCAAAACTTCGTGTAGCAATGCGTGCTGAAATCGCTAAATTACACCGTCGTTTAGAAACAACAACTATCTATGTAACCCATGACCAAACAGAAGCCATGACTATGGCTGATAGAATTGTCATTATGAAAGATGGTTTCATTCAGCAAATTGGAACTCCTAAAGAAGTTTATGACACACCAGACAATGTCTTTGTAGCTGGTTTTATCGGATCACCTGCTATGAATTTATTTAATGTCACATTAGATGAAAATGGGTATATTAGTGATGGCACTGAACTACGCATACAAATTCCTGAAGGTAAATTTAAAGTCTTACGTGAAAAAGGTTATGTCGGTAAACCACTAATCTTTGGTATTCGTCCAGAAGACATTCATACAGAACCAATTGCTAAAGAAGCGGCACCTCACAGTGTTGTCAGCTCTGAAGTTGTGGTATCTGAATTATTAGGTGCTGAAACAATGCTTTATACTAGAACAGGCGACACTGAATTCATCTCCAAAGTAGATGCTAGATCAGCTTACTCACCTGGTGAAGTCATTGAACTTGCCTTCAATTTAAATAAGAGTCACTTCTTTGATACAGAAACAGAACAAGTGATTCGCTAA
- the rsmA gene encoding 16S rRNA (adenine(1518)-N(6)/adenine(1519)-N(6))-dimethyltransferase RsmA — MTDYKDIATPNRTREILKKHGFSFKKSLGQNFLTNPGILGEIAETAELTKDDNVIEIGPGIGALTEHLARDAGKVLAFEIDQRLIPVLEDTLSPYENVTVINEDILEADIVSESEKVFGEAKDIKVVANLPYYITTPIMIHLLMSPLDIKTMVVMMQKEVADRMSAKPSTKAYGSLSIAVQYYMEASLAFIVPRTAFVPQPNVDSAIIKLEKRDTPLVDVIDEEFFFDLTRSAFQQRRKTLWNNLLNRFGKSDEVKEWLEVSLQEANIDPKRRGESLSIEEFGALANALIKNK; from the coding sequence ATGACAGACTATAAAGATATAGCAACGCCAAATAGAACTAGAGAAATATTGAAAAAACACGGTTTTTCATTTAAAAAAAGTCTGGGACAAAACTTCTTAACAAATCCAGGGATTTTAGGTGAGATTGCTGAAACTGCAGAATTAACTAAAGATGATAATGTAATTGAAATAGGACCAGGGATTGGAGCCTTAACAGAACACTTAGCAAGAGATGCTGGTAAAGTGTTGGCTTTTGAAATTGATCAGCGTTTAATCCCTGTGTTAGAGGATACACTTAGTCCTTATGAAAACGTGACGGTTATAAATGAAGATATTTTAGAGGCTGATATCGTTAGTGAGTCTGAAAAAGTATTTGGTGAGGCCAAAGACATTAAGGTTGTAGCTAATTTACCATACTACATCACCACACCAATCATGATACATTTACTAATGTCACCACTTGATATTAAGACGATGGTTGTGATGATGCAAAAAGAAGTAGCAGATAGAATGAGTGCTAAGCCCTCAACAAAAGCTTACGGATCACTATCCATTGCCGTTCAGTACTATATGGAAGCAAGTCTAGCTTTTATTGTACCAAGAACAGCTTTTGTCCCACAACCCAATGTAGATTCTGCTATTATTAAACTAGAAAAACGTGATACACCTTTAGTTGATGTGATTGATGAGGAATTCTTTTTTGATTTGACACGTAGCGCTTTCCAGCAACGCCGTAAAACATTGTGGAACAATTTATTAAATCGCTTTGGTAAAAGTGATGAAGTAAAAGAGTGGTTAGAAGTATCTCTACAAGAGGCTAATATTGATCCAAAACGTCGGGGTGAATCTCTAAGTATCGAAGAGTTTGGTGCTTTAGCTAATGCTTTAATTAAAAATAAATAG
- the rnmV gene encoding ribonuclease M5, whose translation MNKLDIKEIIVVEGRDDTKRIQQYVNADTIETNGSAIDKTIIENIKHAQEVRGVIVFTDPDFPGEKIRKQIMMAIPDAKHAFISRKNGESRKKRSSLGVEHASREVIIEALQSVATPQSNSFESSITTEDLINFGLIAGSGSRRRREELGDRLRIGYTNGKQLKKRLSMFQISTEKFLKTMQDIIEEEKV comes from the coding sequence ATGAATAAATTGGATATTAAAGAAATTATTGTGGTTGAAGGACGAGATGATACAAAGCGTATTCAGCAGTACGTGAATGCTGATACAATTGAGACAAACGGCTCAGCGATTGATAAAACAATTATTGAAAACATTAAACATGCACAAGAGGTTCGCGGAGTGATAGTTTTTACTGATCCAGATTTTCCTGGTGAAAAAATTAGAAAACAAATTATGATGGCCATACCTGATGCTAAACATGCTTTTATCTCAAGAAAAAATGGTGAATCTAGGAAGAAGAGAAGTAGTTTAGGTGTGGAGCATGCTAGTAGGGAGGTTATTATTGAAGCCTTACAATCAGTAGCAACTCCGCAAAGCAATTCTTTTGAGTCATCTATTACGACAGAAGATCTTATTAATTTTGGCTTAATTGCAGGTAGTGGGTCAAGACGGCGACGTGAGGAATTAGGAGATAGACTCCGTATTGGCTATACTAATGGTAAACAACTAAAAAAACGCTTGAGTATGTTTCAAATTAGCACAGAAAAATTTCTAAAAACAATGCAAGATATTATAGAGGAGGAGAAAGTATGA
- a CDS encoding TatD family hydrolase codes for MIFDTHTHLNAEQFNDDIPEVIETAKRLGVNEMAVVGFDTPTIYKSLSLSQEYDFIYSIIGWHPTEAGSYNKEIETRLQEQLTRDKIVALGETGLDYYWMKDDKSTQEKIFRRQIAIAREMNLPISIHTRDAMEDTYKILKSENISDIGGIMHSFSGDGEWAKRFLDLGMHISFSGVVTFKKALEVQEAASIVPLDKMLVETDAPYLAPVPYRGKRNEPGYTHYVVDKISDIRQLPYQGVARQTTENAHQLFRIETNE; via the coding sequence ATGATTTTTGATACACACACACATCTTAATGCTGAACAATTTAATGATGACATCCCAGAAGTTATTGAAACAGCTAAACGTCTTGGTGTAAATGAGATGGCAGTCGTTGGTTTTGATACGCCAACTATTTATAAATCACTGAGCCTAAGTCAAGAGTACGATTTTATTTATAGTATTATTGGCTGGCATCCAACTGAGGCTGGTAGTTACAATAAGGAAATTGAGACCAGATTACAAGAACAATTAACCCGTGACAAAATCGTTGCTTTAGGTGAGACTGGATTAGATTATTACTGGATGAAAGATGATAAATCTACTCAAGAAAAAATATTTAGACGCCAAATAGCGATTGCTCGTGAGATGAATTTACCAATTAGTATTCATACAAGAGATGCGATGGAAGATACGTATAAGATATTAAAATCTGAAAATATCTCTGATATTGGTGGGATTATGCATAGTTTTAGTGGCGATGGTGAATGGGCAAAACGCTTTTTAGATTTAGGTATGCACATTTCATTCAGTGGAGTGGTGACGTTTAAAAAAGCCTTAGAAGTTCAAGAAGCAGCTAGCATTGTACCTCTTGATAAGATGCTAGTAGAAACAGATGCGCCTTATCTTGCGCCAGTACCTTATCGTGGTAAGCGTAATGAGCCTGGCTATACGCACTATGTAGTCGATAAAATTTCTGACATCAGACAACTACCTTATCAAGGGGTAGCAAGACAGACAACTGAAAATGCACATCAATTATTTAGGATTGAAACTAATGAATAA